One window from the genome of Fulvivirga lutea encodes:
- a CDS encoding glycosyltransferase family 117 protein translates to MNFTRLNNIGGWAVFAISTIVYLLTLEETASYWDCGEFIAVSYKLMVPHPPGAPFFLLLGRMFSFLAFGDTTEVAYWINMISVLASSFTILFLFWTISMLSRKLLKITSLEDIKIEQTIMILGASAVGSLAYTFSDSFWFSAVEAEVYGLSSFFTAFVVWAILKWELIEDESRANRWLILIAYMMGLSIGVHLLNLVTIPALGLIYYFKKYKQPTTWGIISALAVSGGIIILINNIIIPGLPSLAGSFEIFFVNTLGLPFGSGALFIGALIVSGLIFGILYSLKQQRELLHTSLLGLAFILIGYSSYAIVLIRSNYNTPINENDPSDVMSFVKYLKREQYGSRPLLHGQYFTAQPIDMEEGSPSYKKGKDKYEIVERSRSYVYDPAHTTILPRMYSNAPHHVERYREVTGLREGEKPSFIDNMVFMFKHQMGWMYMRYFLWNFAGREGDWQDANWLSINDAFKSVPDKIANNAGRNNFFMIPLILGIIGMIFQYSKSKREFAVVAMLFFLTGLALILYLNSPPTEPRERDYIYVGSYYAFAIWIGFAVLALGELIAKVAPKKVSAIVATGLCLIAPAIMAQQGWDDHNRSNRYFSVDSAKNFLASVAPNAILYTGGDNDTFPLWYSQDVEGFRTDVRVTVLSYYNTDWYISQMMRQVYESEPFPFTLTLDNYKQGGFNDYLYYEDLGVDVLDVRQFLNLLKNNDKRLKLYPGSNVVPSKTFSIPIDKDHVRSLGIIPEGMDSLLVDNMIFKLKKGKGGIEKKDLAILDNIASSNWERPIYINNTSMQQINFDLSPWAIQEGNAYRILPIKNPKPEVDFVDVNKMYDNLMNNFYYRELDNPNVYYNEDYRNFVLNHRSSFNTLVEALLDRGDKERARKALLFNLDTMPDEAIPFDYTTARSVSYLFQLGENERAIEISKVLGDRSVAMLKYLLDTSNGALGYEIQVNLVILDLLQRNLYRNGEDELAKKYEDAYDEVVGGLNLNRGGF, encoded by the coding sequence ATGAATTTTACTAGACTAAATAATATTGGTGGTTGGGCTGTTTTTGCAATAAGTACAATCGTTTACTTATTAACATTAGAAGAAACCGCCAGTTATTGGGACTGTGGTGAGTTTATCGCTGTTTCTTACAAACTAATGGTTCCACACCCTCCTGGCGCTCCGTTTTTCCTTCTTTTAGGTAGAATGTTCTCCTTCTTAGCTTTTGGTGATACAACCGAAGTTGCTTATTGGATTAACATGATTAGTGTATTGGCCAGCTCATTCACTATTTTATTTTTATTCTGGACAATCTCCATGCTTTCAAGAAAGTTATTGAAAATCACTTCTTTGGAGGATATTAAAATTGAACAGACCATCATGATTCTGGGCGCCTCTGCTGTTGGTTCTCTGGCCTATACTTTTAGTGATTCTTTCTGGTTTTCTGCGGTTGAAGCGGAAGTATATGGTTTATCGTCCTTCTTTACAGCTTTTGTAGTATGGGCTATTTTAAAATGGGAATTAATAGAAGATGAAAGTAGAGCCAACAGGTGGTTGATTCTTATCGCTTATATGATGGGATTATCCATTGGAGTTCACCTTTTGAACCTCGTTACAATACCTGCATTAGGATTAATCTACTATTTCAAAAAATACAAACAACCTACTACTTGGGGCATTATATCTGCGCTGGCAGTAAGTGGAGGGATTATCATTCTAATCAACAACATTATTATCCCGGGGCTCCCATCATTGGCAGGAAGCTTTGAGATTTTCTTTGTGAATACACTTGGCCTCCCTTTTGGTTCTGGTGCTTTATTTATTGGAGCTTTAATCGTTAGCGGGCTAATTTTCGGGATTTTATATTCACTTAAACAGCAAAGAGAATTACTACATACTTCATTATTAGGCCTTGCTTTTATATTGATTGGCTATTCTTCTTATGCTATTGTTCTAATAAGATCAAATTACAATACGCCAATCAATGAGAACGACCCATCTGATGTGATGTCATTTGTTAAGTATTTAAAGCGTGAGCAATACGGAAGCAGACCTTTACTTCACGGCCAATATTTTACAGCACAACCAATTGACATGGAAGAGGGTTCTCCATCTTACAAAAAAGGGAAAGACAAATATGAAATTGTAGAAAGATCTAGGTCATATGTTTACGATCCTGCTCACACAACTATTCTACCAAGAATGTATAGCAACGCACCTCATCATGTTGAGCGTTATAGAGAGGTAACTGGACTTCGAGAAGGTGAAAAACCTTCCTTTATTGATAATATGGTTTTCATGTTTAAGCACCAGATGGGTTGGATGTACATGCGCTATTTCCTTTGGAATTTTGCTGGCAGAGAAGGTGATTGGCAAGATGCAAACTGGCTAAGTATTAACGATGCTTTTAAGAGTGTGCCAGATAAAATTGCTAACAATGCAGGTAGAAATAACTTCTTTATGATTCCATTGATTTTAGGAATTATTGGAATGATTTTTCAATACTCAAAAAGTAAACGAGAGTTTGCTGTGGTAGCTATGTTATTCTTCCTTACAGGATTAGCCCTAATTCTGTATCTTAATTCACCACCAACAGAACCGAGAGAACGAGATTATATTTATGTGGGTTCTTATTATGCTTTTGCCATTTGGATTGGTTTTGCTGTGCTAGCCTTGGGCGAGTTAATCGCAAAAGTAGCACCTAAAAAGGTGTCTGCCATTGTAGCAACCGGACTTTGTTTAATAGCTCCCGCAATCATGGCACAGCAAGGTTGGGATGATCACAATAGAAGTAATCGTTACTTCTCTGTAGATTCTGCTAAAAACTTTCTGGCATCAGTTGCGCCTAATGCCATTTTATATACGGGTGGAGATAATGACACTTTCCCATTGTGGTATTCTCAGGATGTGGAAGGATTTAGAACAGACGTACGAGTAACTGTTTTAAGTTACTACAATACTGATTGGTACATTTCACAAATGATGCGTCAGGTGTACGAATCTGAACCATTCCCTTTTACGCTAACATTAGACAATTACAAACAAGGCGGTTTTAATGATTATCTCTATTATGAGGACTTAGGAGTAGATGTTCTTGATGTCAGACAATTTCTCAACTTATTAAAAAATAATGACAAAAGACTTAAGTTGTATCCTGGAAGTAACGTAGTTCCAAGTAAAACATTCTCAATTCCAATTGATAAAGACCATGTGCGAAGCCTAGGTATAATACCTGAAGGAATGGACAGTTTACTTGTCGATAATATGATATTCAAACTAAAAAAAGGCAAAGGTGGTATTGAGAAAAAAGATTTGGCCATTTTAGATAACATCGCCTCATCAAATTGGGAGCGTCCTATTTATATCAACAACACATCTATGCAACAAATCAATTTTGATTTGAGCCCGTGGGCAATACAAGAAGGTAATGCTTACAGAATACTTCCGATTAAAAACCCGAAACCTGAAGTAGATTTTGTTGATGTGAATAAGATGTATGACAATTTAATGAACAACTTCTATTATCGTGAATTGGATAATCCTAATGTGTACTACAATGAGGATTATAGAAACTTTGTACTGAACCACAGAAGTAGCTTTAATACCTTGGTTGAAGCGCTTTTAGATCGTGGCGATAAAGAACGCGCAAGAAAGGCTTTATTATTCAATTTAGACACTATGCCAGACGAAGCTATTCCTTTCGACTACACTACTGCACGATCTGTGAGTTACTTATTCCAGTTAGGTGAAAATGAAAGAGCCATTGAGATTTCAAAAGTTTTGGGTGATAGATCGGTAGCTATGCTTAAGTATCTGTTAGATACCAGCAACGGTGCATTAGGCTATGAAATTCAGGTGAATCTTGTTATCCTGGATCTATTACAAAGAAACCTTTACAGAAACGGTGAGGATGAACTAGCGAAAAAGTACGAAGATGCTTATGATGAAGTGGTAGGTGGATTAAACCTGAACAGGGGAGGTTTTTAA
- a CDS encoding FkbM family methyltransferase, whose product MDKLPKGLIDTHIIFRQLLKNGFQISRDGGNNLITGFNNLKTGVVIKRDSSDASVLKQILIDMEYEPVVKLLQNNNIMPDKIIDAGANIGLTTLYLKSIFPDAIVIALEPNKSTFLRMRNNFELNGCLNVISLNIGIWNSNAFLIPDNTFRDGQDWSFRLIESDSKSNQNIEVRSLESLLDEYKWDVVDFLKVDIEGAESKLFENKELVQNWLPRVKAIAIEIHDEFNCKDRILRILSEYQFQVEFCGELSVGVNQRLVKKS is encoded by the coding sequence TTGGATAAGTTACCTAAAGGCTTAATTGATACCCATATAATTTTTAGGCAACTACTTAAAAACGGTTTCCAGATAAGTCGAGATGGCGGAAATAACCTCATAACGGGTTTTAATAATTTAAAAACTGGAGTTGTAATTAAAAGAGACTCATCAGATGCGAGCGTTTTAAAACAGATTCTAATTGATATGGAATATGAACCTGTAGTTAAACTTTTGCAAAACAATAATATAATGCCCGATAAGATAATTGATGCGGGAGCGAATATAGGCCTAACAACACTTTATCTTAAATCTATTTTTCCTGATGCAATTGTTATTGCACTTGAGCCCAATAAATCAACATTCTTAAGGATGAGGAACAATTTTGAGCTTAATGGTTGTTTAAATGTAATTTCTTTAAATATAGGGATATGGAATAGCAATGCTTTTTTAATTCCAGATAATACCTTTAGAGATGGTCAGGATTGGTCTTTCAGACTCATAGAATCTGATAGCAAATCGAATCAAAATATTGAAGTTAGATCTTTAGAAAGTCTCCTTGACGAATATAAATGGGACGTAGTTGATTTTTTAAAAGTAGATATAGAAGGCGCTGAAAGTAAACTTTTTGAAAATAAGGAACTGGTTCAAAACTGGTTACCTAGGGTAAAGGCAATTGCTATAGAGATACACGATGAATTTAACTGTAAAGATAGAATTTTGAGGATTTTATCTGAATATCAATTTCAAGTGGAATTTTGTGGTGAGTTGTCTGTTGGAGTAAACCAAAGGTTGGTTAAAAAATCATAG
- the dusB gene encoding tRNA dihydrouridine synthase DusB, whose amino-acid sequence MVKIGNNEIGEFPLLLAPMEDVSDPPFRAVCKENGADLMYTEFISAEGLIRDAEKSVQKLDIYDYERPIGIQIFGDKIESMREAAAIAEAAQPEIVDINYGCPVKKVACKGAGAGILLDIPKMQKMTEEIVKQVSLPVTVKTRLGWDDSTIKIVEVAKRLQDVGIQALSIHGRTRQQMYKGVADWTKIAEVKNHPDIHIPIFGNGDIDSPEKALEYKNKYGVDGIMIGRAAIGYPWIFNEIKHYLKTGEKLEGPSLTDRVNVTRKHLDFSVEWKGERQGIFEMRRHYTNYFRGIPNFKPYRTQLVNLETHAEIVDLLEEINEKFQEVYAVV is encoded by the coding sequence ATGGTTAAAATAGGAAATAATGAGATCGGTGAATTCCCACTGTTACTGGCACCCATGGAGGATGTTAGTGACCCGCCTTTCCGTGCTGTTTGTAAGGAAAATGGTGCTGATCTTATGTACACTGAATTCATTTCTGCTGAAGGTCTGATTCGTGATGCTGAGAAAAGTGTTCAAAAGCTTGATATCTACGATTACGAGCGCCCTATTGGTATCCAGATTTTTGGGGACAAGATAGAATCTATGCGAGAAGCTGCTGCTATTGCAGAGGCTGCTCAACCCGAGATTGTGGATATTAATTACGGTTGCCCAGTGAAAAAGGTCGCCTGCAAGGGGGCGGGAGCAGGTATTTTGCTTGACATTCCTAAGATGCAGAAGATGACTGAGGAGATTGTGAAGCAAGTAAGTCTACCAGTTACGGTTAAAACTCGGCTTGGTTGGGACGATAGTACCATCAAAATTGTAGAAGTAGCTAAGCGGTTACAGGATGTAGGTATACAGGCACTTTCAATTCATGGCAGAACACGCCAACAGATGTACAAAGGCGTGGCCGACTGGACAAAAATTGCTGAGGTGAAGAACCACCCGGATATCCATATCCCAATTTTTGGGAATGGTGATATTGATTCACCTGAAAAGGCTCTTGAATACAAGAATAAATATGGAGTTGATGGTATCATGATAGGCCGGGCCGCTATTGGTTATCCCTGGATATTTAATGAGATAAAGCATTATCTGAAAACAGGAGAAAAGCTTGAAGGACCATCTTTAACTGATAGAGTAAACGTAACCAGAAAGCATCTGGACTTTTCTGTTGAGTGGAAAGGTGAGCGTCAAGGCATATTTGAAATGCGCAGGCATTACACTAATTATTTCAGAGGAATTCCAAATTTCAAGCCGTATAGAACACAACTCGTCAATCTGGAGACACACGCTGAAATTGTTGATCTTTTAGAGGAGATTAATGAAAAATTTCAGGAAGTTTACGCGGTCGTATAA
- a CDS encoding DUF6625 family protein, whose amino-acid sequence MKRIVILIPYFGDWPPFINIYLQSCAFNKEILDVIFITDLPAIKNAPENVNFHHISFDGLKKHIEDKLELKLPNIAPYKLCDFRPAYGVLFKELVKDYDFWGYGDIDLIYGELNRFITDDILNNYDLLAFKKGHLHGPFSLYRNNEDVNLLYRKGNFKEIFQTEEYLSYDEFSRNPFYTEIEDEQEILKLPNNNISVIVFKEQIAKNLSVYNVQYAKENLTKREIIAYSQGRLYNYHTNENYIFYHWVLEKRFIWFNYPNWILQAPKEFYMSLTGFYNIEEFKIYTYLHYKKMIVGMIKWWYLKIKNYIKRKVGLVVTLDTYPKRGWVKPL is encoded by the coding sequence TTGAAAAGGATAGTTATACTCATACCGTATTTTGGTGATTGGCCGCCATTTATAAATATTTATCTTCAATCATGTGCTTTCAATAAGGAAATTCTGGATGTTATCTTTATAACAGATTTACCTGCCATAAAAAATGCCCCTGAAAATGTAAATTTTCATCATATTTCATTTGACGGATTAAAAAAGCATATTGAGGATAAGCTAGAATTAAAATTACCCAACATAGCACCATACAAGTTATGTGATTTTAGGCCTGCTTACGGAGTACTCTTCAAAGAGCTTGTTAAAGATTATGATTTCTGGGGCTATGGTGACATTGATTTAATTTATGGTGAATTAAACAGGTTTATTACGGATGATATACTGAATAATTATGATTTATTAGCCTTTAAGAAGGGTCACTTACATGGGCCCTTTTCATTATATAGGAATAATGAAGATGTTAATTTGTTATATAGGAAGGGCAATTTTAAAGAAATATTCCAAACCGAAGAATATCTTTCTTATGATGAGTTTAGTCGAAATCCATTTTATACTGAAATAGAAGACGAACAAGAAATATTGAAATTACCTAATAATAACATCTCTGTTATTGTATTTAAAGAGCAAATAGCTAAAAATCTATCGGTTTATAATGTTCAATATGCTAAAGAGAATTTAACGAAAAGAGAAATTATAGCTTACAGTCAAGGGAGGCTTTATAATTATCACACTAATGAAAATTACATATTTTATCACTGGGTGTTAGAGAAGAGATTCATTTGGTTTAACTATCCAAATTGGATATTACAAGCCCCCAAAGAATTTTACATGAGTTTAACTGGGTTTTACAATATTGAAGAATTCAAGATTTACACCTATTTACACTATAAAAAAATGATTGTCGGAATGATCAAATGGTGGTATTTGAAAATCAAAAATTACATTAAAAGGAAAGTGGGATTAGTAGTAACTTTGGACACTTACCCTAAAAGAGGCTGGGTTAAACCCCTTTAA
- a CDS encoding DMT family transporter, translating into MEKNTNLIAGFLLAILAIIWGSSFILIKRGLDVFDAGEVGAIRIIAASVFLIPFAIQGLKNVEKRHWKLLLAVGFFGSLLPAFLFAKAQTQIASSVAGILNALTPLFTMIIGALFFTQKFTARTILGLIIGFGGTVILILAGPGGSIASLNYYALYVVLATIFYGANLNLIKFKIQDLRARTITSLSLALVGPLAAIYLFGATDFINKVSTVEGALFSLGAIVLLGVMGTAIALILFNQLVKITSPIFTSSVTYLIPIVAVMWGIWDGELLYPGHYIGMVAIILGVYLANRKKK; encoded by the coding sequence ATGGAAAAGAACACTAACCTAATTGCCGGGTTTTTACTCGCAATTTTGGCAATTATTTGGGGTAGTTCATTTATCCTTATCAAACGCGGATTAGATGTGTTTGATGCTGGAGAAGTTGGTGCAATAAGAATCATTGCTGCATCGGTTTTTCTTATTCCATTCGCTATTCAGGGATTGAAAAATGTTGAAAAAAGACATTGGAAACTTCTACTTGCCGTAGGATTTTTTGGAAGCCTTTTGCCTGCATTTTTATTCGCAAAGGCACAAACGCAAATAGCCAGTTCAGTAGCAGGTATATTAAACGCCCTCACACCACTTTTTACTATGATTATTGGTGCTTTGTTTTTCACACAGAAATTTACAGCTCGAACTATATTAGGCTTGATTATAGGATTTGGAGGCACGGTAATCTTGATATTAGCCGGACCAGGCGGAAGTATTGCTTCGCTAAATTACTATGCTTTATATGTGGTGCTTGCTACAATTTTTTATGGTGCCAATCTTAATCTTATCAAGTTCAAAATTCAAGATTTAAGAGCTAGAACTATCACCAGTTTATCACTGGCATTGGTGGGTCCACTAGCCGCAATTTATTTATTTGGGGCTACTGACTTTATTAACAAAGTTTCAACTGTAGAGGGTGCCTTATTTTCATTAGGGGCCATTGTTTTGCTTGGCGTAATGGGTACGGCAATAGCGCTTATTTTATTTAATCAACTAGTAAAGATCACCAGCCCTATTTTTACTAGTTCGGTTACTTATCTTATTCCTATTGTTGCTGTTATGTGGGGCATTTGGGATGGGGAGCTGTTATATCCAGGCCATTATATTGGGATGGTGGCTATTATCTTAGGAGTATACCTTGCAAATCGAAAGAAAAAATAA
- a CDS encoding glycosyltransferase, translating to MKILFLTPYPRGVAPSQRFRFEQYYTLLKEKGVPFEIQSFLNYEDWKILYINKYAFLKVLSVVKGFIKRFFILFRIKQFDYIFIHREASPIGPPILEWLIVKVFSKKIVYDFDDAIWIPNVSDENKIISKLKWYSKVSLICSWSYKVSCGNSYLASFASQYNSNILINPTTIDTENLHNPSLFGDNNDLHKAFNSKLSENQTVIGWTGTHTTMKYLKIVLPVIQRLHNELDFRFLIISNKAPTFKLEFMEYIPWNLKTEINDLLSIDIGIMPLAADKWSEGKCGFKILQYMSLEKVAVASPVGINSSIISNGVNGYICKNNDEWYVTLKKLINDTDLRKNTGAEGRKTVLNYYSVKSNQDNFLSLFE from the coding sequence ATGAAAATACTTTTTCTTACACCTTACCCTAGAGGAGTCGCGCCTTCCCAAAGATTTAGGTTTGAGCAGTATTATACCTTATTAAAGGAAAAAGGTGTTCCCTTTGAAATTCAATCTTTTTTGAACTATGAGGACTGGAAAATTCTTTATATAAATAAGTATGCTTTTCTGAAGGTTTTATCAGTGGTTAAAGGATTTATTAAGCGATTTTTTATTCTATTCCGAATAAAGCAATTTGACTATATTTTTATTCACAGAGAAGCTAGCCCTATTGGGCCTCCTATTTTAGAATGGCTAATTGTCAAAGTATTCAGCAAAAAGATTGTCTATGATTTTGATGATGCAATTTGGATACCAAATGTTTCAGATGAAAATAAAATTATTTCAAAGCTAAAGTGGTACTCTAAAGTATCTCTAATCTGTAGCTGGAGTTATAAAGTCAGTTGCGGTAATTCTTATTTAGCAAGTTTTGCATCTCAATATAATTCGAATATTTTAATTAATCCCACCACTATTGATACCGAGAATCTTCATAACCCAAGTTTATTTGGAGACAATAATGATCTACACAAAGCTTTCAATTCAAAACTGAGTGAAAATCAGACAGTAATTGGATGGACAGGAACGCATACTACGATGAAATATCTTAAAATAGTATTACCTGTAATTCAGAGACTTCATAATGAATTGGATTTTAGATTCCTGATAATCTCCAACAAAGCACCAACATTCAAATTAGAATTCATGGAATATATACCATGGAATCTGAAAACTGAAATTAATGATCTTCTATCTATTGATATTGGAATTATGCCTTTAGCCGCAGATAAATGGAGTGAAGGAAAATGTGGATTTAAAATACTTCAATATATGTCTTTAGAAAAAGTTGCTGTTGCTTCACCTGTTGGCATTAATAGTTCCATAATCTCTAATGGTGTTAATGGTTATATATGTAAAAATAATGACGAATGGTATGTAACTCTTAAAAAATTAATTAACGATACTGATTTAAGAAAAAATACCGGAGCAGAAGGAAGAAAGACGGTTTTGAATTATTATTCAGTTAAATCTAATCAAGATAACTTTTTGTCTCTTTTTGAATGA
- a CDS encoding tetratricopeptide repeat protein: MKYIITTILVLAAILQGNALNADSVKKEDHIILIADMQLQIDINQAMNDMYNFKFDKAEKQFRWLKQKYGWHPLPYFLIGLNEWWKIMPNLDDKSHDGKFIAYMDTVISISERLHEMPKHEVEASFFLAAAYGFLGRLHSSEERRDWSKSAFAGKNALKYMKESEGMHHLSPELLFGDALFNYFSVWVPENYPLLKPLLVFFPKGDKKLGIEQLREVSYNAFYTRTEAQVFLMRILGGYEGMPRKALQISEYLHQTYPDNPYFHRYYARLLYSSGNYAAARPVSEDIIAKIDSGMVGYEATSGRYAAFFLGQIYDHKKDNEKAKYYYKRAVEFSKSIGATDTGYYHYALLSLGKIYKEEGDEKTAKMYLKQVKDDAKRKSSVHKKAREELKDF; the protein is encoded by the coding sequence ATGAAGTACATCATTACCACCATATTGGTTCTGGCAGCAATTCTGCAGGGTAATGCCCTAAATGCTGATAGTGTTAAGAAGGAAGACCATATCATTCTCATTGCCGATATGCAATTACAGATTGATATCAATCAGGCAATGAATGATATGTACAATTTTAAGTTTGATAAGGCCGAAAAGCAGTTTCGATGGCTGAAACAAAAGTATGGCTGGCACCCGCTTCCTTATTTCCTCATTGGTTTGAATGAGTGGTGGAAAATAATGCCCAATCTCGATGATAAAAGTCACGATGGCAAGTTCATTGCCTATATGGATACCGTCATAAGTATTTCTGAACGATTGCACGAAATGCCAAAACATGAAGTAGAAGCATCTTTTTTCTTAGCTGCGGCATATGGGTTTTTAGGCAGACTTCATTCTAGTGAAGAACGTAGAGACTGGAGTAAATCTGCTTTCGCTGGAAAGAATGCATTAAAATACATGAAAGAAAGTGAGGGTATGCATCATTTAAGTCCGGAGTTATTGTTTGGCGATGCATTGTTCAATTATTTTTCTGTGTGGGTTCCAGAGAATTATCCATTGTTAAAACCGTTGCTGGTTTTTTTTCCCAAGGGCGATAAAAAGTTGGGGATAGAGCAATTGAGAGAAGTGTCTTATAATGCCTTTTATACACGAACAGAAGCCCAGGTTTTTTTGATGCGAATATTGGGCGGGTACGAAGGTATGCCTCGAAAAGCACTTCAAATAAGCGAATACCTGCATCAGACTTATCCTGACAATCCTTATTTTCATCGTTACTATGCACGCTTGCTCTACAGCAGTGGCAATTATGCTGCAGCCCGGCCTGTGTCAGAAGATATTATTGCCAAGATAGATAGTGGCATGGTGGGCTATGAGGCTACTAGTGGAAGATATGCTGCTTTTTTCCTTGGTCAAATTTATGATCATAAAAAAGACAATGAAAAGGCTAAATACTATTATAAGAGAGCAGTTGAATTTTCTAAATCAATTGGCGCAACCGATACAGGCTACTATCATTACGCACTTCTATCGCTAGGAAAAATTTACAAAGAAGAAGGTGATGAGAAAACTGCCAAAATGTACTTGAAACAGGTGAAAGACGATGCCAAACGAAAATCATCAGTTCACAAAAAAGCTCGGGAGGAGTTGAAGGATTTTTAG
- a CDS encoding lipopolysaccharide biosynthesis protein — MADQIKSQIFSGIKWNSIGQLVRQSYSIVISIILARLLLPEEFGLVAMLFIFAELANAFVNSGLSASLIQRKNISSEECSTVFYFSIAVALFLYVLFYLSAPLIAHFYENDALINLVKFYALGFLLRSFDVVPNALFTRNLNYKTINTIQSVASISSGVVAVCMAYLGYGPYSLVGQAIALSAVSAIMSNLLSNWKPTFVFSISKFKEMYSFGVRIFFASLLDKIFNAIDNMIIGKLFGANILGFYNRGKSTKDIPVRNMVNIATNIVFPIFSKIDSINELRSVFNRYIGLISYVICPVMLMLFITSDSFIYLLFSEKWMQSVPYLRLFCILGITIPFNNVMAHTILSRGDYKKYLRIELVKKGVIFIGMVFGLFFDAYWFLLILVVTHYIGLLIITIEVAKYIKSSALDIIKIIMPPFVISMLIIIPMYFIGTLNIWSNELIKFVVQCVVGIISYYLFSAAFRISEQRYIISEIKNRFNTSIKSS, encoded by the coding sequence ATGGCGGATCAAATTAAGTCTCAAATATTTTCAGGAATTAAATGGAATTCAATTGGTCAGTTGGTTAGACAATCTTATTCAATTGTTATCTCAATTATATTGGCTCGTTTGCTACTTCCTGAAGAATTTGGCTTGGTTGCTATGCTATTCATTTTTGCAGAACTAGCAAATGCATTTGTAAATTCTGGGTTGTCGGCATCTTTAATTCAACGAAAGAATATATCGAGTGAAGAATGCTCAACTGTCTTTTATTTTAGTATAGCGGTAGCACTATTTCTATATGTTTTATTCTACTTATCCGCTCCATTAATAGCTCATTTTTATGAAAATGATGCTCTTATAAATTTAGTTAAGTTTTATGCACTTGGCTTTCTCTTAAGATCCTTTGATGTAGTACCAAATGCATTATTTACCAGAAATCTTAATTATAAAACCATTAATACTATTCAATCAGTTGCAAGCATATCTTCGGGTGTAGTAGCGGTATGCATGGCCTATCTTGGTTATGGACCTTATAGCTTAGTTGGCCAGGCAATTGCTCTTTCAGCTGTTTCGGCCATCATGAGTAATTTGCTAAGTAATTGGAAGCCGACTTTTGTTTTTAGCATTTCTAAATTTAAAGAGATGTATTCATTTGGCGTAAGAATATTTTTTGCTTCATTGTTAGACAAAATTTTCAACGCTATAGATAATATGATTATCGGTAAACTTTTTGGCGCCAATATTTTAGGGTTTTACAATCGAGGAAAATCAACCAAAGATATTCCTGTAAGAAATATGGTGAACATAGCAACAAACATTGTTTTTCCCATTTTTTCCAAAATTGATTCAATAAATGAATTAAGGAGTGTCTTCAATAGATATATTGGTTTAATTTCTTATGTCATATGCCCCGTTATGTTAATGTTATTTATAACATCAGATTCATTTATTTATTTATTGTTTTCTGAAAAGTGGATGCAGTCGGTTCCTTACCTTAGATTATTTTGTATCCTGGGCATTACAATACCTTTTAATAATGTAATGGCACATACTATTTTGTCTAGAGGTGATTATAAAAAGTATTTAAGGATTGAACTTGTGAAAAAAGGGGTAATTTTTATCGGGATGGTATTCGGGTTATTTTTTGATGCTTATTGGTTCTTATTAATCCTGGTTGTTACACATTATATAGGACTTCTGATAATAACTATTGAAGTTGCTAAATACATAAAGAGTAGCGCTTTAGATATAATTAAAATTATTATGCCCCCGTTCGTTATATCGATGCTTATAATCATACCAATGTACTTTATTGGCACATTAAATATTTGGTCTAACGAGCTAATTAAGTTCGTTGTGCAGTGTGTAGTAGGAATTATAAGTTATTATCTTTTCTCAGCTGCATTTCGTATCAGTGAGCAACGATATATCATCTCAGAAATTAAGAATAGATTTAATACAAGCATAAAAAGTTCTTAA